In the genome of Phragmites australis chromosome 9, lpPhrAust1.1, whole genome shotgun sequence, the window CGGCGTCGACCTCCCGGATTGCGACATCCTCCTCCCGACGTTGGAGATCCCCTTCGGTGTGCTGGAGCTCCTCTGCCCAATGTTGGAGATCGGCGCGAGTCCAGTCGACCTCGCCCTCCTGACGAGCTAGGTCAGCCTGGagggcctctgctgccctctcgcagttcacggccgcctcctcccgctcctgcgcctgcctctccctggcaagggcctcggcagcctactgccgcgacgcctcagccaCGCGGGCGGTGTCTTCCCGCTCCCAcgtgacctccgcgcgggtgtcctccaaaaccttccgctcccgcgcctgcctctccctggcaagggcctcggcagcctactgccgcgacgcctcagccaggcgggtggcgtcttcccgctcccacgtgacctccgcgcgggtgtcctccaaaaccttccgctcccgcgagatctccgcgcgggcctccttcATAGCGCGCTGTtcgtcctcgttggcggcgcgcaccGCGATGAGGTGGGCTTCAAAAGAGCGCCAAGCAGTGGTAAGCTGCGCTCTCTCCGTGGCCAAagcggcgcgctccgcctccaGCTGCGCCACCTCCCCCGCTACGGCCGcttccagccgcccgatcacctcccggacGCTCTCAAGCACGACCGGGAGAGGGTCGGTGGgctggctgggcggcggctaggcgctgggtcccctgcgagcctcctccggCTGGCTCTgggtccccgaaaactgccgcacggtcatccgccccgggctcggagCGCTCGGGGCAGGCTCGGACGGCGTCGAACgctcggacggcggctgcgTCTCCGTCTCGGCCACCGCATCCGTCGGCCCCttctcggccgccgcgtccgccggccccacctccgccgccgcgtccgtcgGCCCTGTTTCCTCCACCGTGTCCGCTGGCCCCGGCTCGGGCGcactcggctcgggggctggcgccgGCCTCGGTGCCTCCGACTGCCCCTGGCCTTCGGCGGCGCCCGCaggcggcctgcaggagaaggACAAAGACTAAAATCAAAATCTAGAGCTTAGTTCGGGCaaagcacgcccaagaaagaaTGAAGGACAAGACTTACGCGGTTGTGGGCATTCGGTACTGCCATTTCGCCGCCAGAATCCTGAACTCTGGGCTCGGTGGCGCCGGCctggagtcctccctcctcctcttccgtcGGGGGTTCTGCGGGGCCACCGCGTGGTCTCCGAGCGCCGGGTCGGGCCCCATCCGAACAAGGCGCGGCTCCAGAACTGGGAATACCGCccccgccgatggcgacggcggggactccggcacaggagtgaagagccgggggcgcttcccccggtcctccacCGTCGACGCCGCTCCTctgccggcggtgcctcctcctccggtgctgtggctgctgcccgcagcggccccactgctggcctgcggctcgccgctcgcggcgcccaGGCCAGCAGTCTGCGCCGgaccgctcgcggccccctcgccggtcgcctcatccaacccgggGATCTCCGTCACCTCGGGACTCTGGCTCCACGGCCGGTCGACtaacccctgggcgtcgaattctggcagcttcgcctggatcgccaccctctcaggattggcgcagagcgccatttctctCCACGGGAGCTCTGCCCGGCCCATCTCGtccaccccggtcaccacccggagcatgcccttCAACTTCACCGGGCCCAagtcccagctcgcgccgatctgggtccgggtgatgtcctcaggcccggtgtagagccagcaaggCTGGGCctgctcccgcaggggcgccaggcggcggcgcaggaagtccaccaccaccatcaccgaggtgagcccgGCGTCGTGCAGGAACCTGATGCGCTCGAAGACCGGCTCCAACCGCGCATCCGATGGTGGCggtacctcccaggtcgccttctggggctccgccgccacctccggcagggtgagacggtcgtgggggtcgacgttgACGTAAAACCAAtcgcgccgccactcctcccacttgcttcgcaacACCTGGGGGACGTATCGCTCTCCCAtaccgtcccgcagccggagattgcagcagcccgcgacgtccgcggtggagtagcccctcttcttcccggccgatcgcAGCGTGAAGAAATGCCGGAggagcgtcaccgacggcaccactcccatgaacatctcgcagaagtgggcgaataCCGCCAGGACGACGaccgagttggggctcagatgcaccagctaaacgccgtaggtgtcgaggacttgaagaaaaaacgtcgagaacggcggcaccagccccgcaGCCACGAAAGATGTGAAtaggacgatgcgcccggggcgggtcgtcaccggcgggaagctcgccagcgtcaccaccagggccccctgctggccctcggggactaatagcttcctgatcttccccgccgcctcttcgttcgtcaggcgagactccggcaatacGCCATCCGGAGTCCcatcgcggcggcttcctccagctctcagCATTtcatcggggggggggggagatggtctggacggtggagaggaagatgagctCTGATCACC includes:
- the LOC133928127 gene encoding predicted GPI-anchored protein 58, which codes for MGPDPALGDHAVAPQNPRRKRRREDSRPAPPSPEFRILAAKWQYRMPTTAPPAGAAEGQGQSEAPRPAPAPEPSAPEPGPADTVEETGPTDAAAEVGPADAAAEKGPTDAVAETETQPPSERSTPSEPAPSAPSPGRMTVRQFSGTQSQPEEARRGPSA